A genomic segment from Nicotiana sylvestris chromosome 1, ASM39365v2, whole genome shotgun sequence encodes:
- the LOC104213683 gene encoding la-related protein 6C translates to MAQLQRPEKADECTQETTQFETKDVSKTSNKNTNKEDTASFKFNVQAPEFVPRSHTTTTPISSYFYPYFQYLSGGTATSDWLYVGDQDTISYVPNQSFSAMGQSQKDVLPEEVKNKIIKQVEYQLSDMSLLANENLLKQMNKDPEGFVPISSVSTTKKIKSLITNQQTLAHALLSSTKLIVSNDGKKVKRRTPFNDKDKEDLQLRTVVAENLPDDHSHHNIEKIFKVAGSVKTIRVCHPQDPNSSRARGDIGISNKLHALIEFENPEAAERAVEKLNDERNWRKGLRVRLLLRRSPKSVLKSRKSDFDGCFDDEDSELTEDSDGNNVEESMATNKKAWNKGRGKLRSRTQIYGGRGLLAALPQCNSSPSLSEGPVRQVTKGPRMPDGTRGFTMGRGKPFTSTNVQSTVHVA, encoded by the exons atggcACAACTGCAACGTCCTGAGAAAGCTGATGAATGTACTCAAGAAACTACACAATTTGAAACTAAGGATGTTAGCAAAACCAGTAATAAGAATACTAATAAGGAGGATACTGCTTCCTTCAAATTCAATGTCCAAGCCCCTGAGTTTGTGCCAAGATCCCATACTACTACAACCCCAATTTCAAGTTACTTCTACCCATATTTCCAGTATCTTTCTGGGGGTACTGCTACTTCTGATTGGTTATATGTAGGTGATCAAGATACTATTTCCTATGTTCCCAATCAAAGTTTCTCTGCTATGGGCCAGAGTCAGAAGGATGTTCTTCCTGAAGAGGTCAAGAACAAGATCATTAAACAG GTTGAATACCAACTTAGCGACATGAGCTTGCTGGCAAATGAGAACTTATTGAAACAGATGAATAAGGACCCTGAAGGCTTTG TCCCAATTTCTTCTGTTTcgactacaaagaaaatcaagtCCCTAATCACCAACCAGCAGACTCTTGCTCATGCCCTCCTGTCCTCTACAAAGCTG ATTGTAAGCAATGATGGCAAGAAGGTTAAAAGAAGAACTCCATTTAATGACAAGGATAAAGAAGATTTGCAG TTACGTACAgtcgttgctgagaatttaccaGATGATCACTCCCATCACAATATTGAGAAAATATTCAAGGTAGCTGGAAG TGTCAAAACCATCCGTGTATGCCATCCCCAGGATCCAAACTCGTCGCGTGCTAGAGGAGACATTGGCATTAGCAACAAG CTCCATGCACTGATTGAGTTTGAGAATCCTGAAGCAGCAGAGAGAGCA GTAGAGAAGTTAAATGATGAAAGGAACTGGAGAAAGGGCCTAAGAGTGAGATTGCTCCTTAGACGTTCA CCAAAGTCTGTTCTAAAGAGCAGGAAGTCGGATTTTGATGGGTGTTTTGATGATGAAGATTCTGAATTGACTGAAGACTCTGATGGCAATAAT GTTGAAGAAAGCATGGCAACTAACAAGAAAGCATGGAATAAAGGGCGTGGGAAATTAAGATCGCGTACTCAAATTTATGGTGGACGAGGACTGCTTGCTGCACTTCCACAATGCAACAGTAGTCCTAGCCTAAGTGAAGGACCAGTGAGACAGGTTACAAAAGGGCCAAGAATGCCAGATGGAACTAGAGGTTTTACCATGGGAAGAGGGAAGCCTTTCACAAGTACTAATGTTCAATCCACAGTACATGTGGCCTAA
- the LOC104213604 gene encoding peroxidase 10-like, with product MGRNMFHYLTVFFCVISILAPLTVGQLDYSFYERSCPSLPRIVRWGVWSAYRNDSRIAAALLRLHFHDCFVNGCDGSVLLDDTNDFKGEKNALPNRNSARGYEIIDSIKADLERACPSTVSCVDILTLAAREVVVMSGGPYWPVLLGRRDGLTASDKAANEQLPSPFEPLDKIAAKFTAKGLDLKDIVVLSGAHTIGYAQCFTFKRRLFNFQNSGKPDPNLDSSMLSNLQSTCPNRDESNSKIAPLDFQSVSRFDNSYYRNLVNNSGLLESDQALMSNSQTADMVKSYSSYPYLFYQDFAASMLKLGNVGVLTGQSGQIRKICGSVN from the exons ATGGGTCGTAATATGTTCCACTACCTTACTGTTTTCTTCTGCGTGATCAGTATTCTAGCTCCGTTAACTGTAGGGCAGCTTGATTACAGTTTCTATGAGAGATCATGCCCCAGCTTACCTAGGATCGTTCGTTGGGGTGTTTGGTCAGCTTATCGTAATGACTCCAGAATAGCTGCAGCCCTCCTCCGTTTGCACTTTCACGACTGTTTTGTGAAT GGTTGTGATGGATCCGTGCTTCTTGATGACACGAACGATTTCAAGGGCGAGAAGAATGCTTTACCAAATCGTAATTCAGCCCGAGGATATGAGATAATAGATAGCATAAAAGCAGACCTTGAAAGAGCTTGCCCATCAACTGTATCTTGTGTGGATATATTAACTCTTGCAGCTAGAGAAGTGGTTGTCATG TCAGGAGGACCATATTGGCCAGTTTTACTTGGTCGACGAGATGGACTAACTGCAAGTGATAAAGCAGCAAATGAACAATTACCTTCACCCTTTGAGCCTCTGGATAAAATAGCTGCCAAGTTTACTGCTAAGGGTCTTGATCTTAAGGATATCGTAGTTCTCTCAG GAGCACACACCATTGGTTATGCTCAATGTTTCACATTCAAGAGGAGacttttcaacttccaaaactcgggAAAGCCAGATCCAAACCTTGATTCTTCAATGTTGTCGAATCTGCAAAGCACTTGTCCTAACAGAGATGAATCCAACAGCAAGATTGCTCCTTTGGACTTTCAATCCGTTTCTAGATTTGACAATTCATATTACAGAAACCTTGTGAACAATTCAGGTCTTCTTGAATCTGATCAAGCACTAATGTCAAATTCTCAGACTGCTGATATGGTCAAATCCTACAGCTCGTACCCTTATCTTTTCTACCAAGATTTTGCTGCATCTATGCTGAAGTTAGGAAACGTTGGGGTACTGACTGGACAAAGTGGGCAAATTAGGAAAATATGTGGCTCTGTAAATTAA